The genomic window GTTTCTGGGGGTACGGTGCACGTGCGTATGAAAAAACTGGCAGACATGGGGATCATTAGAGGCTCGCATTTAATTATCGATCCAAGAAAAGCAGGATATGATATTACAGCATTTTTAGGGATTTATTTAGAGAAAGGTTCTTTATATAAAGATGCGGTAGATCAACTTAGTAAAATTAAAGAAGTGGTAGAGTTACATTATACTACTGGTGCCTATAGTATGTTTGCTAAAATTACTTGTAGAGATACCGATCATTTGCGCCACGTGTTAAATGAGGAAATTCAAGCTGTAAAAGGTATCCAACGTACAGAGACTTTAATCTCTTTAGAAGAAAGTATTAAAAGGCAAATAGAACTGATGTAAATCATTTATAGCACAAAAAGGAGTAAAATTCATTTTTTATTAATAGCTTAGTTTGTTATTAGTTTTTTTGATGAAGTTTTACCCAAAATATGCCGTCTCCAATTTTTAGAACAAGTAGAGATAAGAAGTTGATTTTGCTGGTTGATGACGAGATTACAGTGCTCAAGCTTTTAGAGTTTATCTTAAAAAAAGATTACAACTTAGTGATTCATAGTAATGGTCTAGAGGCCATCAGTTGGATGGATGAGGGGCACATGCCAGATTTGATTATTTCTGATTTAGAAATGCCTTATGTAGATGGGCTTGATTTTGTAAGAAGCCTAAAAACCAGCGGTTACTATCGTGATATTCCAATCATTCTGTTGTCGGCGGCATATTCACTAGATGATTTGGTGCAAAAACTTCCTTATAACTTTGATTTGTTAGTGCCCAAGCCTTTTAACCCCAGTAAGTTAAAAGATACGATCAAAAAACTGTTAAGCTAAGAATGAACGTGCAAGAAAATACCTCATTTGGAATACCACAATCTAGGGTTAATGTTATTTATTATGCCAATCAGTACGATGCCGATATCATTGCCGAGTTTAGTGGGGGAGGAAGTCTAAAAAAAGCCAGCAGTTTTGCCAATCTCTATGAAATAGTAAGTAAACTATCTGTTTACGAATTAGATGTGAGCATTTTGTTAGAGGTGCAGCCAAGCGCTGTAAGCGAGGCATTTGGTTTGGTAGAAACCTTGAAGAAAAATTGGTTGAGTAGAAACTTGGTTGTTGTTTTTTTACTTACCGAGAAAGACCCATCTGTTACCGAAACAGCTTTTGCTGCTAGAGTGGCAGATTGCTATTCTCCAACTATTTCATTTGCCGATGTAAAGCTGCGACTTCAGTTTTTATCAGCCTATAAAATACTCAATGAGCAATTAAAAAACTTGCCAGAAGCGCCATTACAGCAATATAAAGTGCCTTTTTTAAAGCGTTTGCTAGATTTGGCTATCTCTTTAACAGCACTCTTTTTTTTAAGTCCGGTACTGCTTGTTATTGCTATACTTATTAAATTAGATTCTAAGGGACCGGTTTTTTATACCAGCAAAAGGGTAGGTACTGGTTACAAGATCTTCGATTTTTATAAATTTAGATCGATGCGGGTTAATGCCGATAAAGAGGTAGAGAAATTGAAAGCCACTACAGCCAACCAATATGGCGATTCTGCTTTCTTTAAGATGAAGGATGACCCCAGAGTTACTAAGTTGGGAAATTTTTTTAAGAAATTCAAGTATCGATGAACTTCCTCAACTATTTAATGTAATTAAAGGAGATATGTCTATTGTTGGAAACAGACCTTTGCCGCTTTACGAAGCAGAGCAGCTTACTACCAACGAATGGTCTATGAGATTTTTAGGCCCAGCAGGCATTACTGGTCTTTGGCAAATTATTAAAAGAGGCAAAAGTGATATGTCTGACCGTGAGCGTAAA from Pedobacter sp. SL55 includes these protein-coding regions:
- a CDS encoding sugar transferase, with protein sequence MNVQENTSFGIPQSRVNVIYYANQYDADIIAEFSGGGSLKKASSFANLYEIVSKLSVYELDVSILLEVQPSAVSEAFGLVETLKKNWLSRNLVVVFLLTEKDPSVTETAFAARVADCYSPTISFADVKLRLQFLSAYKILNEQLKNLPEAPLQQYKVPFLKRLLDLAISLTALFFLSPVLLVIAILIKLDSKGPVFYTSKRVGTGYKIFDFYKFRSMRVNADKEVEKLKATTANQYGDSAFFKMKDDPRVTKLGNFFKKFKYR
- a CDS encoding Lrp/AsnC ligand binding domain-containing protein — protein: MLKKETQNLEIDNLDIQILTQLMHDATKPYTEIAKELIVSGGTVHVRMKKLADMGIIRGSHLIIDPRKAGYDITAFLGIYLEKGSLYKDAVDQLSKIKEVVELHYTTGAYSMFAKITCRDTDHLRHVLNEEIQAVKGIQRTETLISLEESIKRQIELM
- a CDS encoding response regulator, producing MPSPIFRTSRDKKLILLVDDEITVLKLLEFILKKDYNLVIHSNGLEAISWMDEGHMPDLIISDLEMPYVDGLDFVRSLKTSGYYRDIPIILLSAAYSLDDLVQKLPYNFDLLVPKPFNPSKLKDTIKKLLS
- a CDS encoding sugar transferase; the encoded protein is MTPELLSWEIFLRNSSIDELPQLFNVIKGDMSIVGNRPLPLYEAEQLTTNEWSMRFLGPAGITGLWQIIKRGKSDMSDRERKKLDNFYNKKFSVWLDLKIILMTIPVLLQKEKV